One genomic window of Solanum dulcamara chromosome 10, daSolDulc1.2, whole genome shotgun sequence includes the following:
- the LOC129871558 gene encoding uncharacterized protein LOC129871558 yields the protein MGKRKRRGDLNKTHSPTDQLPSPGMDALSRQTSHQVDFCATKSFSSIMDIIDDSSKVTQCQQSSIVHRRNIDPAMCSKHPHHYYGLHYTRRRSANAEASTSRGGATPFYDEKMSVKPASKCNADSGHDTESKQSELHKPESVGTEPSLLATNATSSNVTKLFCGLCQKPLRKKRYILDSNISSSEPSVVAVLVCGHLYHADCLEERTHHEYVTDPPCPICRGIN from the exons ATGGggaagagaaagagaagagGTGATCTCAATAAGACTCATTCTCCTACTG ACCAGCTGCCTTCACCTGGGATGGATGCATTGTCGAGACAG ACCTCTCATCAAGTTGATTTCTGTGCAACAAAGTCTTTCTCATCGATTATGGATATCATAGATGATTCTTCAAAGGTAACACAATGCCAACAATCATCTATTGTTCACCGTCGAAATATTGACCCGGCAATGTGTTCAAAGCATCCTCATCACTACTATGGGCTCCATTATACTCGGCGGAGGTCTGCTAATGCTGAGGCATCAACTTCCCGTGGTGGGGCGACTCCTTTTTATGATGAGAAGATGTCTGTAAAGCCAGCTAGTAAATGCAACGCAGATTCTGGACATGACACAG AGAGTAAGCAGAGTGAACTTCACAAACCAGAAAGTGTTGGCACCGAACCCAGTTTACTGGCAACAAATGCAACATCTTCCAATGTCACGAAGCTGTTTTGCGGATTATGTCAGAAGCCTTTGAGAAAGAAACGTTATATACTTGATAgcaacatatcttccagcgAGCCCTCTGTTGTGGCAGTTTTAGTTTGTGGTCATCTTTACCATGCTGATTGTTTGGAGGAAAGAACACATCATGAATATGTAACTGATCCACCCTGCCCGATCTGTCGTGGCATCAATTGA